Proteins from a genomic interval of Rutidosis leptorrhynchoides isolate AG116_Rl617_1_P2 unplaced genomic scaffold, CSIRO_AGI_Rlap_v1 contig14, whole genome shotgun sequence:
- the LOC139881300 gene encoding uncharacterized protein: MDEFGVLTERFGLKPQGKSAPMASSKRQPPTTQTTSNLGQSRNWGGSNSNLNSMNDHDFLFPSKKAQSFDDSNDVFGDFFQKSTTKQPHDGFGYDPIFANSGGDDDIFGLNSSNVKSFRNDDIFDLKSSNVNSFKIDDIFGSLKETTSPVVDDLLGDFGSKSKISSRNGSAKAGFDDLIPGFGSTVNGFLTCRRKAETAKSSSVSADDPFGILESTFATVRNPVEGGKKPGTLRPPPKPAQVVKADKVKSPSESAVDELEDFAMGRVRNNVDGQSKKRQGTKASRYNEAEDASAEPHNKGVDDLESFFAASFRSSSVPRSRDANLDSVFDEKRNDRKSPQMVNKSTVRPPSSVKKPTPVSNMVDDFSSIFFGGASMFGEFEEVEGESEERRKARMGRQQRTHHRMAQAVADMNQRERQTQQEQEEKSRIADAVDLQIKRWAAGKEGNMRALLSSLQQVLWPECGWEPVSLTDLITSTSVKKVYRKATLFVHPDKVQQKGATLHQKYIAEKVFDILKEAWNKFNAEELR; the protein is encoded by the exons ATGGATGAATTTGGTGTGTTGACGGAGAGGTTTGGTTTAAAGCCTCAAGGAAAGTCAGCTCCAATGGCATCATCAAAAAGACAACCACCGACAACACAAACCACCTCAAACTTAGGTCAATCCCGCAATTGGGGCGGATCCAATTCCAATCTAAATTCCATGAACGATCACGATTTTTTATTCCCATCCAAGAAAGCTCAGAGTTTCGATGACTCTAATGACGTTTTCGGCGATTTTTTCCAAAAGTCAACAACAAAACAGCCTCACGATGGTTTTGGCTACGACCCCATTTTTGCGAATAGTGGCGGTGATGATGACATATTCGGTTTAAATAGCTCAAATGTGAAATCTTTTAGAAATGATGATATATTTGATTTAAAGAGCTCAAATGTGAATTCTTTTAAGATTGATGATATATTTGGATCGCTCAAGGAAACTACTTCTCCTGTAGTTGATGACTTGCTTGGTGATTTTGGGTCAAAGTCGAAGATTTCGAGCCGAAATGGATCTGCAAAAGCTGGGTTCGATGATCTGATTCCTGGCTTTGGCTCAACAGTAAATGG ATTCCTTACATGTAGACGCAAGGCAGAAACAGCTAAGTCATCCTCCGTATCAGCTGATGACCCATTCGGAATTTTAGAATCTACATTTGCCACAGTAAGAAATCCTGTGGAAGGAGGCAAAAAGCCCGGCACATTGCGGCCCCCACCAAAACCTGCTCAGGTTGTGAAGGCAGATAAAG TTAAAAGTCCGAGTGAGTCTGCAGTAGATGAACTTGAGGATTTCGCCATGGGTAGGGTACGTAATAATGTTGACGGACAGTCGAAGAAAAGACAAGGTACAAAAGCTAGTAGATATAATGAAGCCGAAGATGCTTCTGCTGAACCTCACAATAAGGGTGTAGATGATCTGGAATCCTTTTTTGCTGCGAGTTTTCGTTCCAGCAGTGTGCCAAGATCACGAGATGCAAATTTG GACTCTGTGTTTGACGAGAAAAGAAATGATAGAAAAAGTCCTCAAATGGTCAACAAGTCAACTGTTCGGCCGCCTTCCAGCGTAAAGAAGCCTACTCCAGTCTCCAATATGGTGGATGATTTCTCTTCAATATTTTTTGGAG GCGCTTCAATGTTTGGAGAATTTGAGGAAGTTGAAGGGGAAAGTGAAGAAAGACGAAAAGCACGAATGGGACGTCAGCAAAGAACTCATCACCGTATG GCACAAGCAGTTGCCGATATGAACCAGCGTGAACGCCAAACTCAGCAAGAGCAAGAAGAGAAATCT AGGATTGCAGATGCTGTGGATCTTCAAATTAAGCGATGGGCAGCAGGGAAAGAGGGAAACATGCGTGCGCTGTTGTCTTCATTGCAGCAG gtactttggCCTGAATGTGGGTGGGAGCCAGTTTCGCTAACAGATTTGATCACTTCTACCTCTGTCAAAAAGGTTTATAGAAAGGCAACATTATTTGTCCATCCTGATAAAGTTCAGCAGAAAGGTGCCACTCTTCATCAAAAATATATTGCAGAGAAGGTTTTTGATATCCTAAAG GAAGCATGGAACAAGTTCAATGCAGAGGAACTTCGTTAA